The following proteins are co-located in the Desulfoscipio sp. XC116 genome:
- a CDS encoding PaaI family thioesterase, whose protein sequence is MQSRIKGGDHMCFGCSPANPIGLKLKFEMDGDLCRTEFEAREEHQGWTGYMHGGLIAALLDETMAWWLWLKDISIMTVEMSTRYSLGVPVKTKLVVESWCEDEKKGRLFMMGGRIVLPGGKVAVKASAKFMRIDPKQI, encoded by the coding sequence TTGCAGAGTAGGATTAAGGGCGGCGATCATATGTGCTTTGGCTGCAGCCCGGCCAATCCCATCGGCTTGAAACTTAAATTTGAAATGGATGGCGATCTATGTCGCACCGAGTTTGAGGCCAGGGAAGAGCACCAGGGCTGGACAGGCTATATGCATGGCGGTTTAATTGCAGCCTTGCTTGATGAAACGATGGCCTGGTGGCTGTGGCTGAAGGATATTTCCATTATGACGGTTGAGATGAGTACCCGGTATAGCCTTGGGGTGCCGGTAAAAACCAAACTGGTGGTAGAATCATGGTGCGAAGATGAAAAAAAAGGCCGGCTTTTTATGATGGGCGGGCGGATAGTGCTGCCCGGCGGTAAAGTGGCCGTTAAAGCCAGTGCCAAGTTTATGAGAATTGACCCGAAGCAAATATAA
- a CDS encoding GNAT family acetyltransferase has product MSKMLKVTPNDDYTLLVEFEHGNKIIFNMRKLIETMPYTSLRDLSRFKDITLEEKAIRWPDPTPGVPTMYPVRLTVDNMLFTIRE; this is encoded by the coding sequence ATGAGTAAAATGCTCAAGGTCACACCGAATGACGATTACACCCTGCTGGTGGAGTTCGAGCACGGCAACAAAATCATTTTCAATATGCGCAAGCTGATCGAAACCATGCCTTACACTAGCTTGAGGGATTTGAGCCGCTTCAAGGACATCACATTGGAGGAAAAGGCCATCCGCTGGCCCGACCCGACGCCGGGGGTGCCGACGATGTATCCTGTCCGGCTGACGGTGGACAACATGCTGTTTACCATAAGGGAATGA
- a CDS encoding sodium-translocating pyrophosphatase, with product MEFNLTLAYYAAGAGALALLFALFTMSQVLKESMGTPKMKQLSEAVQEGAMAYMNRQYKTLAPFAIVIFILLWGAGFVIEQKPGSHLPVGSASAISFLVGAVCSAIAGYIGMNSTTKSNARTAEAARSSGLGKALQVSFRAGAVMGLSVAGLGLLGVSTLYIVFQSPLIINSFAFGASVIAFFARVGGGIYTKAADVGADLVGKVEAGIPEDDPRNPATIADNVGDNVGDTAGMGADLFESYAATTIAAMLIGNTLFGFSGVIFPLLVGAVGIIAAIIGTFTVRTGEGGNPQAALNVGLWSTNVLTLIGTWFVAKTVFPADGIAESGAAFGNVSFGIFMAVAAGLIVNVAVGWLTEYYTASNKPPVLRIAEASKSGPATNVIHGLAVGMESTFIPMLVFAAAIYFSFWAVLSNSPEGQAALWSIYGIAMAAMGMLSTAGMVVAMDSFGPVADNAGGIAEMAELPPEVREKTDKLDAVGNTTAAIAKGFAIGSAALTALALFSAFVDGVKHNPNMQEGLALTGGKFIVNLTDPMVLVGVFIGGAVPFLIGARTMRAVGEAAFGMVEEVRRQFREIPGIMEGTGKPDYARCVDIATRSAISKMIFPGVVAVVVPPLVGFGLGAMALAGFLGGLTTTGVLLALFLANAGGAWDNAKKYIEGGALGGKKINGNPNPVHQAAVIGDTVGDPCKDTSGPAMNPLIKVAGTISLILGPLLTRL from the coding sequence GTGGAATTTAATTTAACTTTGGCGTATTACGCCGCTGGAGCAGGCGCCCTTGCGCTTTTGTTCGCCCTTTTCACGATGTCCCAGGTGCTCAAGGAGAGCATGGGCACACCCAAAATGAAACAGCTTTCCGAGGCTGTTCAAGAGGGTGCCATGGCGTACATGAACCGCCAGTACAAAACACTTGCTCCGTTCGCAATTGTAATTTTCATTTTATTATGGGGCGCAGGGTTTGTTATTGAGCAAAAACCCGGTTCTCACCTGCCTGTAGGTTCGGCATCCGCTATTTCATTCCTGGTGGGCGCGGTTTGCTCCGCCATTGCCGGTTATATCGGCATGAACAGTACTACCAAATCAAACGCCCGTACCGCTGAAGCTGCCCGCAGCTCCGGTCTGGGCAAAGCCCTGCAGGTTTCCTTCCGCGCCGGCGCCGTTATGGGTCTGTCCGTGGCCGGCCTGGGTCTGCTGGGTGTTTCCACACTGTATATTGTTTTCCAAAGCCCGCTGATTATTAACAGCTTTGCCTTCGGTGCTTCTGTTATAGCATTCTTCGCCAGGGTCGGCGGTGGTATCTATACCAAGGCCGCTGACGTGGGCGCCGACCTCGTGGGTAAAGTTGAAGCCGGTATTCCGGAAGACGACCCGCGCAACCCCGCGACTATCGCCGACAACGTTGGTGACAACGTTGGTGATACCGCCGGTATGGGCGCCGACTTATTTGAATCTTATGCCGCTACCACTATTGCCGCCATGCTGATCGGTAACACACTGTTTGGTTTCTCCGGTGTTATTTTCCCGCTGCTGGTAGGCGCTGTTGGTATTATTGCCGCTATTATCGGTACCTTTACCGTGCGCACCGGTGAAGGCGGCAACCCGCAGGCTGCTTTGAACGTAGGTCTGTGGAGCACTAACGTTTTGACCCTGATCGGTACCTGGTTTGTAGCCAAGACTGTTTTCCCGGCTGACGGTATTGCCGAATCCGGCGCGGCCTTTGGCAATGTCTCATTCGGTATTTTTATGGCTGTTGCCGCCGGTTTGATTGTTAACGTAGCCGTTGGTTGGCTTACTGAATACTATACAGCCAGCAACAAGCCTCCGGTGCTGAGAATTGCCGAAGCCTCCAAGTCCGGCCCGGCTACCAACGTAATTCACGGTCTGGCAGTGGGTATGGAATCTACCTTCATTCCCATGCTGGTATTTGCCGCTGCTATTTACTTCTCCTTCTGGGCTGTGCTGTCGAATTCTCCTGAAGGCCAAGCCGCCCTGTGGTCCATTTATGGTATCGCCATGGCTGCTATGGGTATGCTCTCCACCGCCGGTATGGTTGTGGCTATGGACTCCTTTGGTCCGGTGGCTGACAATGCCGGTGGCATCGCCGAAATGGCCGAGTTGCCTCCCGAAGTGCGTGAGAAAACTGATAAACTGGATGCCGTGGGCAACACTACTGCTGCCATTGCCAAGGGTTTTGCCATCGGTTCCGCTGCGTTGACTGCTCTGGCTCTGTTCAGCGCCTTCGTTGACGGCGTTAAGCACAACCCCAACATGCAGGAAGGTCTGGCGCTTACCGGCGGAAAATTTATTGTTAACCTGACCGACCCCATGGTGCTGGTGGGTGTGTTTATCGGTGGCGCGGTACCCTTCCTGATTGGTGCTCGCACCATGCGTGCCGTGGGTGAAGCTGCTTTTGGAATGGTGGAAGAAGTGCGCCGCCAGTTCCGAGAGATCCCTGGCATTATGGAAGGCACCGGCAAGCCGGACTACGCCCGTTGCGTGGACATCGCTACCCGTTCCGCGATCAGCAAGATGATCTTCCCCGGCGTTGTAGCCGTTGTCGTTCCGCCTCTGGTAGGTTTTGGTCTGGGTGCTATGGCGCTGGCCGGCTTCCTGGGCGGTCTGACCACCACCGGTGTGTTGCTGGCTCTGTTCTTGGCCAATGCCGGCGGTGCTTGGGACAATGCTAAGAAATATATTGAAGGCGGCGCCTTGGGTGGCAAGAAGATTAACGGCAATCCCAACCCGGTTCACCAGGCAGCGGTTATTGGTGACACCGTGGGTGACCCTTGTAAAGATACTTCCGGTCCCGCTATGAACCCGCTGATCAAAGTGGCAGGTACCATTTCATTGATCCTTGGTCCCCTGCTTACCAGACTGTAA
- a CDS encoding LuxR C-terminal-related transcriptional regulator, producing MKKNKTLKRERVNRALVSIFEYPLTIVEAPMGYGKTTAVREFLATSGVRVMWTSFYSDSDTREAFWDRVALAAGSLDEIAGRRLKGFGVPSDTLHLRAFLSLMNDLDYVPDTTLVIDDIHYAKNILRPELFGQFIAELADDFHIVLITRDTSFLDLAELNAKGLCNIVSQQTLRFTDEELRAYCTLMDFRQGEDALEKVSKYTGGWISLAYLILLGLEQGIPIGQSSAINDLIEKILYNAYDDTVRTFLLRLSVMDVFTEKQARYVTEEKHAGEILKKLRQENAFVYYDEAKGVYRIHYVLLAFLRARQTDHAEVSLLYRRVGEWFLEIKAFKSAYAYLCRAGETERILALLDNEDTITNDSSEFEGAPEMFAGAPRELLFRYPLAYLQYIAALLLSGESESAQDAARRLSELYAVYERSEGIPLARRNRVLAEISTVRIFVVFNNAEEMVACTKEALRLLEGGVSCLMKRESEFTFGCPHFLYTYYREPGKLKETADYMAREFPSFPALASGCGAGCDSVTLAEYALETGDWQAAELNAFRAMYKAKAKGQTGIALCAGLTLIRLYLFQGRTQESMEHLRQLREDVGNENSILYNTTLELTEGYVYGCLARPDRIPRWLQSGDMSLARFMYQGMAFTYIVYGKAVLLSKNYVQLEVLTEEFAAYFSILQNQLGFLHNQILEAAAKYRLYGMAAGSASLDKALDMAREDHILLPFAEYAPAIIDMLRQMTASAPRDTYRNEVLAACEQYLENLKSAASLTGREKEVLMLAADGLKRNEIADRLGVSDGTVKTHLQNVYQKLKANGKTAAIKKAKALNLF from the coding sequence ATGAAAAAGAACAAAACGCTCAAAAGAGAGCGCGTCAACCGCGCGCTGGTGAGCATATTTGAATATCCGCTGACCATCGTGGAGGCCCCTATGGGCTACGGCAAGACCACGGCGGTGCGGGAGTTCCTCGCAACAAGCGGCGTGCGGGTCATGTGGACATCCTTTTATTCGGACAGCGATACACGGGAGGCATTTTGGGACAGGGTAGCGCTGGCGGCCGGCAGCCTGGACGAAATAGCGGGCAGGCGGCTGAAAGGCTTCGGCGTTCCCTCCGACACATTACATCTCAGGGCTTTCCTTTCCCTGATGAACGATCTTGATTACGTGCCGGATACGACCCTTGTCATAGACGACATTCATTACGCGAAAAATATCCTGCGCCCTGAACTTTTCGGGCAGTTTATAGCGGAGTTGGCCGATGATTTTCATATTGTTCTTATCACGCGCGACACCTCCTTCCTCGACCTCGCGGAGCTGAATGCCAAGGGGCTGTGCAACATCGTGTCCCAACAAACCTTACGTTTTACTGATGAGGAGCTTCGCGCCTACTGTACCCTGATGGATTTCCGTCAGGGAGAGGACGCTCTGGAAAAGGTCAGCAAGTACACGGGCGGCTGGATATCCCTCGCCTACTTGATTCTGCTGGGGCTGGAACAGGGGATACCCATCGGCCAAAGCAGCGCTATCAACGATTTGATCGAGAAGATTCTTTACAACGCTTACGATGATACGGTCCGTACATTTCTTTTGCGTCTCTCTGTGATGGACGTCTTTACGGAGAAACAGGCCCGATATGTGACGGAGGAAAAACATGCCGGCGAGATCTTAAAAAAGCTCCGTCAGGAAAACGCCTTTGTTTATTACGACGAAGCAAAGGGCGTTTACCGCATCCACTATGTGCTGCTGGCATTTCTGCGCGCCAGGCAGACCGATCATGCGGAGGTATCCTTGCTCTATCGGCGGGTGGGCGAATGGTTCCTTGAGATAAAAGCGTTCAAGTCGGCCTATGCCTATCTCTGTCGCGCCGGGGAGACCGAGCGCATCCTTGCTCTGCTGGATAACGAGGATACCATTACCAACGACTCCTCCGAGTTTGAGGGCGCGCCGGAGATGTTCGCCGGGGCGCCCCGCGAGCTGCTGTTCCGTTACCCGCTGGCCTATCTGCAATACATCGCCGCGCTGCTTTTAAGCGGCGAGTCGGAATCGGCGCAGGACGCCGCCAGGCGGCTCTCCGAACTCTACGCGGTCTATGAGCGGAGCGAGGGAATTCCCCTCGCCCGCCGCAACCGCGTTCTCGCGGAGATCAGCACCGTGCGCATTTTTGTCGTGTTTAACAACGCCGAGGAGATGGTGGCCTGCACCAAAGAGGCGCTCCGGCTGCTGGAAGGCGGCGTCTCTTGCCTGATGAAGCGGGAAAGCGAATTCACCTTCGGCTGTCCGCATTTCCTGTACACCTATTATCGGGAGCCGGGAAAGCTCAAGGAGACGGCGGACTACATGGCGCGTGAATTTCCCTCCTTTCCCGCGCTGGCAAGCGGCTGCGGCGCGGGCTGCGACAGCGTGACCTTAGCCGAATACGCGCTGGAAACCGGCGACTGGCAGGCGGCGGAGCTGAACGCTTTCAGGGCCATGTATAAGGCAAAGGCCAAGGGACAGACCGGCATCGCCCTGTGCGCCGGGCTGACCCTGATCCGGCTCTATCTCTTTCAGGGCAGAACCCAAGAGAGCATGGAGCATTTGCGGCAGCTCCGCGAGGATGTGGGAAACGAAAACAGCATCCTCTACAACACCACGCTGGAGCTTACGGAGGGGTATGTTTACGGTTGTCTCGCGCGGCCGGACCGCATCCCCCGCTGGCTGCAAAGCGGCGATATGTCCCTTGCCCGATTTATGTACCAGGGCATGGCCTTTACCTATATCGTCTACGGCAAGGCGGTCTTGCTCTCTAAAAATTACGTACAGCTTGAGGTGCTCACCGAGGAATTCGCGGCGTATTTCTCCATCCTGCAAAACCAGCTCGGCTTTCTGCACAACCAAATCCTTGAGGCGGCGGCAAAATACCGGCTGTACGGCATGGCGGCGGGCAGCGCATCGCTCGATAAGGCCCTCGATATGGCACGGGAGGATCATATCCTCCTGCCCTTCGCGGAGTACGCCCCCGCCATTATCGACATGCTGCGGCAGATGACCGCAAGCGCACCGCGAGACACCTATCGTAACGAAGTGCTTGCGGCCTGTGAGCAGTATCTGGAGAACCTGAAGAGCGCGGCCTCCCTGACCGGGCGGGAAAAGGAAGTTTTGATGCTTGCCGCCGACGGCTTAAAGCGAAACGAAATTGCCGACAGGCTGGGCGTGTCGGATGGAACGGTAAAAACCCATTTGCAGAACGTCTATCAAAAACTGAAGGCGAACGGCAAGACAGCGGCGATCAAGAAGGCCAAAGCACTGAACCTTTTTTGA
- a CDS encoding helix-turn-helix domain-containing protein — translation MDYLTIKEISAKWGVGTRIVTQYCNEGRIKGAEKKGDLWLIPKDAPKPPDKRRRENKSSGSY, via the coding sequence ATGGATTATCTAACCATTAAAGAAATAAGTGCAAAATGGGGTGTTGGTACCCGGATCGTGACTCAGTATTGTAACGAAGGCAGGATTAAAGGTGCAGAGAAAAAAGGCGATCTCTGGTTGATTCCGAAAGACGCTCCGAAGCCTCCTGACAAACGGCGCAGAGAAAATAAATCTTCCGGCAGCTACTGA
- the gpmI gene encoding 2,3-bisphosphoglycerate-independent phosphoglycerate mutase, producing MAANKRPLALFILDGWGLREKKEGNAIALADTPNMDMLLAQYPHTVLGTSGENVGLPEGQMGNSEVGHLNMGAGRVVYQELTRISRAIRERSFYDNPVLLEAMDKVRERKSALHLMGLLSDGGVHSHIEHLYALLELARDQGLSRVYVHIFLDGRDVSPANAREYIEPLVERMRKMETGQAATVMGRYYAMDRDRRWERTKEAYYAMIRGEGYRAPSALDALEQAYGRRETDEFVKPTVVVDGRGNPVGRVADGDTIIFFNFRPDRARQITRAFVDADFDGFERPADRPRVHYVCMTQYDKTIDAPVAYRPQVLVNTLGEVLSYYNLRQLRLAETEKYAHVTFFFNGGVEKPNRGEDRILIPSPKVATYDLQPEMSAVQVTDALLDKISECIYDVIIVNYANPDMVGHTGVLSAAVKAVETVDRCIGRAVQAVRQAGGLALITADHGNAETMTDEAGNPFTAHTTAPVPFILVSREHQNARLRPGRLEDVAPTVLHLLNMEKPPEMTGRNLLE from the coding sequence TTGGCTGCCAATAAACGGCCCTTGGCGCTCTTTATCCTGGACGGCTGGGGTCTGCGTGAAAAGAAAGAGGGCAATGCCATTGCCTTGGCCGATACGCCTAACATGGATATGCTGCTGGCTCAATATCCTCATACCGTGCTGGGTACCTCCGGTGAAAATGTAGGTTTGCCGGAGGGGCAAATGGGCAATTCCGAGGTGGGCCATTTAAATATGGGGGCCGGGCGGGTGGTTTACCAGGAATTGACGAGGATCAGCCGGGCTATTCGGGAACGTTCCTTTTACGACAATCCGGTGCTGTTGGAGGCTATGGATAAGGTGCGGGAACGCAAATCCGCCTTGCATTTGATGGGACTGCTCTCCGACGGTGGTGTGCACAGCCATATTGAACATTTATACGCCCTTTTGGAGTTGGCCCGTGACCAGGGTCTGTCGCGGGTATATGTGCATATTTTTTTGGACGGCCGGGATGTGTCGCCCGCCAATGCCCGGGAATACATAGAGCCTCTTGTTGAACGCATGCGTAAGATGGAGACCGGACAAGCGGCTACCGTGATGGGGCGTTATTATGCTATGGATCGGGACCGTCGCTGGGAGCGCACTAAAGAGGCTTATTACGCAATGATACGGGGTGAGGGATACCGGGCTCCGTCGGCTTTGGATGCGTTGGAGCAGGCCTACGGGCGCCGGGAGACCGATGAATTTGTCAAGCCCACCGTGGTGGTGGATGGCCGGGGCAACCCTGTGGGCAGGGTAGCCGATGGCGATACTATTATATTCTTTAATTTCCGGCCCGACCGGGCCAGACAAATCACCCGGGCTTTTGTAGACGCTGACTTTGATGGCTTCGAACGGCCCGCCGACCGGCCGCGGGTGCATTATGTTTGTATGACTCAATATGATAAAACCATCGACGCGCCGGTGGCTTACCGTCCGCAGGTGCTGGTCAATACCCTGGGCGAGGTGCTCAGTTACTATAACCTGAGGCAGCTGCGTCTGGCTGAAACCGAAAAATATGCCCATGTGACTTTCTTTTTCAACGGTGGTGTGGAGAAACCGAACCGGGGCGAAGACCGGATATTAATCCCCTCGCCCAAAGTAGCCACCTATGACCTGCAGCCCGAGATGAGCGCGGTACAGGTCACCGATGCTCTTTTAGATAAAATAAGCGAGTGTATCTATGACGTGATTATTGTTAACTATGCCAACCCGGATATGGTGGGGCACACCGGGGTGCTGTCCGCCGCCGTCAAGGCCGTGGAAACAGTAGACCGCTGCATCGGCAGGGCGGTACAGGCAGTGCGGCAGGCGGGGGGCCTGGCGCTGATTACCGCCGACCACGGCAATGCCGAGACGATGACCGATGAAGCCGGGAATCCGTTCACCGCTCATACCACGGCCCCCGTGCCTTTTATTCTGGTCAGCCGGGAGCACCAAAACGCCCGATTACGTCCCGGCCGCCTGGAAGACGTGGCTCCGACAGTGCTGCACCTGCTGAACATGGAAAAACCACCTGAAATGACGGGGCGCAACTTGCTGGAGTGA
- the tpiA gene encoding triose-phosphate isomerase, with protein sequence MRVPIIAGNWKMYKTVGEAVNFVRELAGRVAGVSGVETVVCPPFTALAAVAAELSKQGAGIVSGAQNMYWENEGAYTGEIAPGMLKEVGCRYVILGHSERRRYFGETDAAVNKKVHAALAHDLIPIVCVGERLEERESGTTEDVVRGQVEGALAGLTARQAAGLVVAYEPVWAIGTGRTASATDAQQVNGFIRKLLVDLFGETAAGAVRIQYGGSVKPGNTAELMAQPDIDGALVGGAGLKADSFAGIITNAVGAGSGVGRL encoded by the coding sequence GTGCGTGTACCCATCATAGCGGGTAACTGGAAAATGTACAAGACCGTCGGCGAGGCGGTCAATTTTGTGCGCGAGCTGGCCGGCCGAGTGGCCGGGGTAAGCGGGGTGGAAACGGTGGTCTGCCCGCCGTTTACAGCTCTGGCGGCGGTGGCGGCGGAACTGAGCAAACAGGGAGCCGGTATAGTTTCGGGGGCTCAAAATATGTACTGGGAAAACGAGGGGGCGTACACCGGAGAAATTGCCCCGGGCATGCTTAAAGAAGTGGGCTGCCGCTATGTTATCCTGGGCCACTCGGAGCGCCGCCGGTATTTCGGAGAAACTGACGCGGCAGTGAATAAAAAGGTACACGCCGCACTGGCTCATGACTTGATACCCATTGTCTGCGTGGGCGAGCGCCTGGAGGAGCGGGAGTCGGGTACTACGGAAGATGTTGTTCGCGGTCAGGTGGAAGGTGCCCTGGCGGGACTCACGGCCCGGCAGGCCGCCGGGTTGGTGGTGGCTTATGAGCCGGTATGGGCCATTGGCACCGGGCGCACGGCTTCGGCGACGGACGCCCAGCAGGTGAACGGATTTATCCGCAAACTGCTGGTTGATTTGTTTGGTGAAACGGCGGCCGGGGCAGTGCGGATTCAATATGGGGGCAGTGTTAAACCGGGCAACACCGCCGAATTAATGGCCCAGCCCGATATTGACGGGGCCTTGGTGGGCGGCGCCGGTCTGAAGGCCGACAGCTTCGCCGGTATTATCACGAACGCTGTCGGTGCCGGGTCGGGTGTGGGGCGGCTTTAA
- the secG gene encoding preprotein translocase subunit SecG: MAVGKIILTILQVIFSLGLITVILLQSGKSAGLSGAIAGGAETFFGKKKGLDDFLAKITVFVAVGFAATSLILVVLSR; the protein is encoded by the coding sequence TTGGCTGTTGGGAAAATAATTCTAACTATTTTACAGGTGATTTTTAGTTTGGGGTTAATAACCGTAATTTTGCTGCAGTCGGGTAAAAGTGCCGGTTTGTCCGGTGCCATTGCCGGCGGCGCTGAAACCTTTTTTGGCAAGAAAAAAGGTTTGGACGATTTTTTGGCTAAAATTACTGTTTTTGTGGCTGTTGGCTTTGCGGCTACCTCATTGATACTTGTAGTTTTGTCAAGATAA
- the smpB gene encoding SsrA-binding protein SmpB: MSAKTIVNRKARHEYHIDETYEAGIALFGTEIKSIRAGKANLQDSYARIENGELVLYNMHISPYEQGNRFNHEPKRPRKLLMHRREIMRLYGQTREKGLSLIPLKMYFKNGKWAKIELALARGKKKYDKREDIAARDAKREMDRAMKDRQRQ, from the coding sequence ATGTCGGCCAAAACCATAGTTAACCGCAAGGCGCGCCATGAATATCATATTGATGAAACCTATGAGGCCGGTATTGCCCTGTTTGGTACGGAAATTAAGTCCATTCGGGCCGGCAAGGCTAATCTGCAGGATAGTTATGCCCGGATTGAAAATGGTGAGCTGGTACTGTATAATATGCATATCAGCCCTTACGAACAGGGCAACCGGTTTAACCATGAGCCCAAGCGACCGCGCAAGCTGTTGATGCATAGGCGGGAAATCATGCGGCTCTACGGCCAAACCAGGGAAAAAGGTTTGTCTTTAATCCCCCTTAAAATGTACTTCAAAAATGGTAAATGGGCTAAAATTGAACTGGCTCTGGCCCGGGGCAAAAAGAAGTATGACAAACGGGAAGATATTGCCGCGCGGGATGCCAAAAGGGAAATGGACCGGGCCATGAAGGATAGGCAGAGGCAGTAA
- the eno gene encoding phosphopyruvate hydratase, with protein sequence MSTTIIDVLAREILDSRGNPTVEADVLLEDGTLGRAAVPSGASTGAYEAVELRDGDPRRYKGKGVTKAVENVNEIIAPEIIGFDAVDQPGIDLTMIDLDGTPNKSKLGANAILGVSMAVARAAAKALELPLYRYLGGAGGRLLPVPMMNILNGGKHADNNVDIQEFMVMPVGAANFAEALRMGTEVFHTLKGVLKKKGMNTAVGDEGGFAPNLGSNEEALAVLVEAVEAAGYRPGDDVALAIDAAATEFYQDGKYVLAGEGVSYTAAEMIDFYARLAEKYPIISIEDGLAEDDWDGWKKLTERIGDKVQIVGDDLFVTNTERLARGIASDTANSILIKLNQIGTITETLAAIEMARQAGYTAVVSHRSGETEDSTIADLVVGINAGQIKTGAPSRTDRVVKYNQLLRIEEELAGTALFKGRRVFYNLR encoded by the coding sequence ATGTCTACCACGATAATTGATGTACTGGCCAGGGAAATACTTGATTCCCGGGGCAATCCCACCGTTGAGGCGGATGTGCTGTTGGAAGACGGCACTCTGGGTCGGGCCGCGGTGCCCTCGGGCGCTTCCACAGGGGCTTATGAAGCGGTGGAACTGCGGGATGGCGATCCCCGGCGCTACAAGGGTAAAGGTGTTACCAAAGCGGTGGAGAATGTTAACGAAATTATAGCACCGGAAATTATCGGTTTTGACGCCGTGGACCAGCCTGGCATTGATCTGACCATGATAGATTTGGATGGTACGCCTAACAAAAGCAAACTGGGGGCCAATGCTATTCTGGGCGTCTCTATGGCTGTGGCCCGGGCCGCCGCTAAAGCGCTGGAATTGCCGCTGTACCGTTATCTGGGCGGGGCAGGGGGCAGGTTGTTGCCCGTGCCTATGATGAACATACTAAACGGCGGCAAACATGCCGATAACAATGTAGATATCCAGGAATTTATGGTTATGCCGGTGGGAGCGGCGAATTTCGCCGAAGCGCTGCGCATGGGCACGGAGGTATTTCACACCCTAAAAGGCGTGCTGAAGAAAAAAGGCATGAATACCGCAGTGGGCGACGAAGGTGGGTTTGCCCCCAATCTGGGCTCCAACGAGGAAGCCCTGGCGGTGCTTGTGGAGGCTGTGGAAGCGGCCGGGTACCGCCCCGGAGATGATGTGGCCCTGGCTATTGACGCCGCGGCAACCGAATTTTATCAGGACGGCAAATATGTGCTGGCCGGGGAAGGAGTTTCCTATACCGCGGCGGAAATGATTGATTTTTACGCCCGTTTGGCTGAAAAGTATCCCATTATTTCCATAGAGGACGGTTTAGCCGAAGATGATTGGGATGGATGGAAAAAGTTAACCGAGCGTATCGGGGACAAAGTGCAGATTGTGGGGGATGATCTATTTGTCACCAACACTGAGCGGCTGGCCCGGGGTATTGCATCCGATACGGCTAATTCCATATTGATTAAACTAAACCAAATCGGCACCATTACGGAAACGCTGGCCGCCATTGAAATGGCCAGACAGGCCGGATATACCGCCGTTGTCTCGCACCGGTCGGGGGAAACCGAAGACTCAACCATTGCCGATTTGGTGGTGGGTATCAACGCGGGGCAAATCAAAACCGGAGCTCCTTCCCGTACCGATCGGGTGGTCAAATATAACCAACTGCTGCGCATTGAGGAAGAATTGGCCGGTACAGCTTTGTTTAAAGGCCGCCGGGTGTTCTATAATTTGCGTTAA